The following coding sequences lie in one Myxococcales bacterium genomic window:
- a CDS encoding SDR family oxidoreductase, with protein sequence MSARLHGDSRYPASISVREALAEKTLFITGATGFVAKVWVVMLLSRVPKVGRLLLLVRSQKNQNAEERFFRMAWSSPAFRPLREQHGAGFLAFLKDHVEVIEGDIRQPRLGLSVEAYARLAARIDITVHMAGITEFQADPIQATSSNVHGGMHVADLAAMTASQAMVLVSSAFVAGARDGEVSETLVVDRAPLGMTFDPTEELRLLEAACVDSDRNFDDRASNGARKARIAVGVGRARALGWPNIYLYTKGLTEHLLKKREDLNLTIVRPSVVECAKAFPFAGWNEGIDTAGPLVWLLSTPYRWIPLKPENRFDVIPVDTVARGLCIVVALALKGRAQPINHLTSSVINPLIFERAIELAGLGLRLHGYHEHRGAFWQRAWTHLDGVPVEPRAHFRRLEQWRTRLRGMETFVSRFKALDGIPPLVANPLGVGARRLTNHLRNGVRTLSRIEHLLRLYEPFTCDYNYAFCADNVSSASSRLVASEEALFGFDMAMLDWRDYWIHVEVPGLMKWCAPLLEGKSVPEDPVPVSAQTRQGRLAERDLGNAHSAVL encoded by the coding sequence ATGAGTGCGCGCCTGCATGGGGACAGCCGTTACCCCGCCTCGATATCGGTGAGAGAGGCCTTGGCAGAAAAGACGCTGTTTATCACCGGCGCGACCGGGTTTGTGGCGAAAGTCTGGGTAGTGATGCTGCTCTCACGTGTACCCAAAGTGGGGCGCCTGTTGCTTTTGGTGAGATCTCAAAAAAACCAAAACGCCGAGGAGCGCTTTTTCCGCATGGCGTGGAGTTCGCCCGCCTTTCGGCCGCTACGCGAACAACACGGCGCTGGATTTCTGGCATTCCTCAAAGATCATGTTGAAGTGATCGAAGGGGATATTCGGCAACCTCGCCTCGGTCTTTCGGTCGAGGCGTATGCTCGGTTGGCCGCGCGCATCGATATAACGGTGCACATGGCGGGTATAACCGAGTTTCAGGCGGATCCTATTCAGGCCACCTCTTCCAACGTCCACGGCGGCATGCATGTCGCGGACTTGGCGGCGATGACCGCCTCACAGGCCATGGTGTTGGTTTCGAGTGCATTTGTTGCCGGAGCGCGCGATGGTGAAGTTTCAGAAACGCTGGTGGTGGATCGTGCGCCACTTGGGATGACATTCGACCCAACAGAGGAGCTTCGGCTTTTGGAAGCAGCTTGTGTTGATAGCGACCGAAATTTCGACGATAGAGCCTCTAACGGCGCGAGGAAAGCCAGGATTGCCGTCGGGGTAGGCCGTGCACGCGCCCTCGGATGGCCTAATATCTATTTGTATACCAAGGGATTAACAGAACACCTTCTCAAAAAGCGGGAGGATCTCAATCTTACCATCGTTAGGCCTTCGGTGGTGGAATGTGCAAAGGCATTTCCTTTTGCGGGTTGGAACGAGGGCATCGACACCGCCGGCCCGTTGGTTTGGCTTCTCTCAACGCCCTATCGATGGATTCCGCTAAAGCCTGAAAACCGCTTTGATGTGATCCCGGTCGACACCGTTGCACGCGGGCTGTGCATTGTTGTCGCGCTTGCGCTCAAGGGGCGTGCACAGCCCATCAACCATTTGACGTCCTCAGTGATCAATCCGCTCATCTTTGAACGTGCCATCGAACTTGCAGGCCTGGGCCTACGCCTGCACGGCTACCACGAGCATCGAGGTGCGTTTTGGCAACGGGCATGGACCCATCTCGATGGGGTGCCTGTTGAACCCCGGGCCCATTTTCGACGCTTGGAGCAGTGGCGAACAAGGCTCAGGGGCATGGAAACCTTCGTCAGTCGCTTCAAAGCGCTCGATGGCATCCCGCCCCTCGTGGCGAATCCCCTCGGCGTGGGCGCGCGAAGGTTGACCAACCATTTACGAAACGGTGTGCGCACTCTGTCGCGCATTGAACATCTTCTCAGACTGTACGAGCCGTTCACGTGCGACTACAATTACGCATTTTGTGCCGACAATGTCTCTAGTGCATCATCGAGGTTGGTCGCATCCGAGGAAGCGTTGTTTGGCTTCGACATGGCTATGCTGGACTGGCGGGATTATTGGATTCATGTGGAGGTGCCTGGATTGATGAAATGGTGCGCGCCACTTCTGGAAGGTAAGAGCGTGCCCGAAGATCCCGTCCCCGTGTCTGCCCAAACGAGACAAGGGCGGCTGGCGGAACGTGACCTGGGCAATGCGCATTCAGCAGTCTTATGA
- a CDS encoding SDR family oxidoreductase translates to MSIFLTGGSGYLGSYVIHELLTSSASRLHVMVRAKNRNEALQKLWRGLQLHQDEATFLDNLDRIEVVLGDLSAENLGIAEDQRGTLLDSVESVLHIGASLNRRSEKSCLNVNLRGTLSVLQLAKDLVDRGQLSRFTHVSTVAVAGKRHRETVHEAEAIDWERSDYDAYARTKKFCEHMARQLLPADRVQFLRPSIVLGDSRFPKTTQFDMARAFCALVDLPVVPLHSDARLDIVNADFVGSAIARLHLLQSPHHDIYHLSSGADAPSAGHIAHVMAQALDRRPSWFVPALQGAFEGSIGLGLKLSHDAKGHQLAALLKVFWPYISYDTVFDNTRVKNELGIKPIPFTAYCAGLYDFAKTHRFQYPYRPMPKISLEVT, encoded by the coding sequence ATGAGCATATTTCTGACAGGTGGTAGCGGCTATCTAGGATCCTACGTGATTCATGAGTTGCTTACTTCAAGTGCGAGTCGATTGCACGTGATGGTGCGTGCAAAGAACCGCAACGAAGCTCTGCAGAAGCTATGGCGGGGATTGCAACTGCATCAAGACGAAGCGACCTTTTTAGACAACTTGGACCGCATCGAGGTCGTCTTGGGTGATCTTAGCGCAGAGAATTTGGGCATAGCTGAAGATCAACGCGGCACACTCCTCGACTCGGTCGAGTCAGTGTTGCACATTGGCGCGTCTTTGAACCGACGTTCAGAGAAGAGCTGTCTCAACGTTAATCTTCGAGGAACCCTGTCCGTGCTTCAGCTCGCAAAGGACCTCGTGGACAGGGGACAACTGAGCCGATTCACTCACGTCTCCACGGTTGCCGTGGCCGGAAAGCGTCATCGAGAAACGGTGCATGAAGCCGAAGCGATTGATTGGGAGCGCTCCGATTATGACGCTTATGCGCGCACGAAGAAGTTTTGTGAGCACATGGCTCGCCAGTTGTTGCCTGCAGATCGGGTTCAGTTTTTGCGTCCTTCTATCGTGCTGGGTGATTCCCGATTTCCGAAGACCACGCAATTTGACATGGCGCGCGCATTTTGTGCACTGGTTGATCTGCCGGTCGTGCCGCTGCACTCCGATGCGCGGCTTGACATTGTGAACGCCGATTTCGTCGGCTCCGCGATTGCCCGCCTGCACCTGCTTCAGAGTCCCCACCATGACATCTATCATCTCAGCAGCGGAGCAGACGCGCCGAGCGCCGGTCACATTGCGCACGTCATGGCGCAAGCGCTGGATAGGCGCCCTTCTTGGTTTGTGCCGGCACTGCAGGGAGCGTTTGAGGGCTCAATCGGGCTTGGTCTCAAGCTTTCTCACGATGCCAAAGGTCATCAGCTCGCAGCATTGCTCAAGGTGTTTTGGCCGTATATCAGTTACGATACCGTTTTCGACAATACACGGGTTAAGAACGAGCTTGGCATCAAGCCCATTCCGTTTACAGCGTACTGTGCGGGGCTGTACGACTTCGCAAAAACCCATCGGTTTCAGTACCCGTATCGTCCGATGCCAAAAATTTCCTTGGAGGTGACCTAG
- the queD gene encoding 6-carboxytetrahydropterin synthase QueD — protein sequence MRMEIEKTFSFEAAHRLPQVESSHKCFRLHGHSFRVTVRVRGEVDAKKGWIVDFATLGEAWQPLHALLDHQYLNEVPGLENPTSELLARFVAERIRVPQAHVSSITVHETCMASASIFL from the coding sequence ATGCGGATGGAAATCGAGAAAACCTTCAGCTTCGAGGCCGCCCATCGCCTGCCTCAGGTGGAATCCAGCCATAAATGTTTTCGACTGCATGGGCACAGCTTTCGTGTCACTGTGCGCGTACGAGGAGAAGTGGATGCGAAAAAGGGTTGGATCGTCGATTTTGCCACACTCGGCGAAGCATGGCAGCCCCTACACGCGTTGCTCGATCATCAGTACCTTAATGAGGTGCCCGGGCTCGAGAATCCCACGAGTGAACTGTTGGCGCGCTTCGTCGCCGAGCGCATCCGCGTACCGCAAGCTCACGTGAGCTCAATCACGGTGCACGAAACATGCATGGCCAGCGCCAGCATTTTTCTATAG
- a CDS encoding haloacid dehalogenase-like hydrolase has protein sequence MPHPTPASSPGGAVFCRVEGILTTRTRAFALAWCIGNSQRLRHRIGRIAQFAAEDWLGARHRFSALRGMSKDRLTILGAQFCHRFIIPEVSAKHTQLLAQACLEQSRLVLISDHVDIIIAPLARLLGAAHVVCNRLEYQNGFATGRLREPIVKAAISLAALETLAQEEHIDLSKSVAYGKSGPDRVLLAKVGKPCAVRPDWRLRQVALRRAWPVVDS, from the coding sequence ATGCCACATCCCACGCCCGCCTCGAGTCCTGGTGGGGCGGTTTTTTGTCGTGTGGAAGGGATTCTAACGACCCGCACACGCGCATTCGCCCTCGCATGGTGCATTGGCAACAGCCAGCGCCTCCGGCACCGCATCGGTCGCATCGCTCAGTTTGCTGCGGAAGATTGGTTAGGCGCGCGTCATCGATTCTCTGCGCTTCGCGGCATGAGCAAAGACCGGCTCACGATATTGGGCGCTCAGTTCTGTCACCGGTTTATCATTCCAGAAGTGAGTGCCAAACATACTCAACTTCTCGCCCAGGCGTGCCTTGAGCAATCGCGTCTGGTGCTGATCAGTGATCACGTCGACATTATCATTGCGCCGCTCGCCCGTCTCCTCGGCGCGGCGCATGTCGTGTGTAATCGTCTGGAATATCAAAACGGATTCGCGACAGGGCGCCTTCGGGAGCCTATAGTAAAGGCGGCCATAAGCCTCGCTGCGCTCGAGACGCTCGCACAAGAAGAACACATCGATCTTTCAAAATCGGTCGCCTACGGGAAATCTGGTCCAGATCGGGTTCTGTTGGCGAAGGTGGGTAAACCATGCGCTGTGCGGCCCGATTGGCGACTTCGTCAGGTAGCCCTACGTCGCGCATGGCCGGTGGTTGACTCATGA